The following coding sequences lie in one Mucilaginibacter sp. KACC 22773 genomic window:
- a CDS encoding DEAD/DEAH box helicase — MVWFEKLKLKKQLVRSVNEAGFTNPKELQLKTLSRIVGGQDIIAIGYEGSGKTTTYVLGVLNRFNYAPEGVPRVLILVPDKEDVFGVIEQFDRLNKNKSIKIVGLYVAPGIEAQMDALADGADIVVATPDRARAIYLKLALNLNKVDMFVVDDADEMIKRGMQLPVVELANSIGKSQKLVFTEVMHSKLQKMLDPFMKDPAIVEVEALAEQPLETHPQFLYNVPNFGTKLNLLNLFMYDEELFTKTVVFVNTRATADKVYKSLQARLRTAVAYLNPQFFDSPGFKSIETFKADEGARVLLVANEQEEAFSLADIPFIIHFDVPAEKELFIDRVTNHYPESQNETMALTFATDLELSQVKKIEQATGKKIALAELPEELIIEKEVKAKKEPKPNPDAPIVGAAFHEKKAANSKTYNFSSGQKAKMNNKRKH, encoded by the coding sequence ATGGTGTGGTTTGAAAAATTGAAGCTGAAAAAACAGCTGGTTCGGTCGGTAAATGAAGCTGGTTTTACAAACCCTAAAGAACTGCAATTAAAAACCCTTTCAAGAATTGTAGGTGGCCAGGATATCATCGCCATTGGTTACGAAGGTAGCGGCAAAACTACCACCTATGTGCTTGGTGTATTAAACCGCTTTAATTATGCGCCCGAAGGCGTTCCGCGTGTATTGATCCTTGTACCCGATAAAGAGGACGTATTTGGGGTGATAGAACAATTTGACCGCCTGAACAAAAACAAATCAATAAAAATTGTTGGCTTGTACGTTGCTCCGGGTATTGAAGCCCAGATGGACGCCTTGGCCGACGGTGCCGATATAGTAGTAGCTACTCCCGACAGGGCACGCGCCATTTACCTGAAGCTCGCCCTTAACCTTAACAAGGTTGATATGTTTGTGGTTGATGATGCCGATGAAATGATAAAAAGAGGCATGCAGCTTCCTGTTGTAGAGCTGGCAAATAGCATTGGCAAAAGCCAGAAACTGGTATTTACCGAGGTAATGCACAGCAAACTGCAAAAGATGCTGGATCCTTTTATGAAAGATCCTGCTATTGTGGAGGTAGAAGCATTGGCAGAACAACCGTTAGAGACACATCCGCAATTTTTATATAACGTACCCAACTTCGGCACTAAATTAAACCTGCTCAATTTGTTTATGTACGATGAAGAGCTATTTACCAAAACCGTAGTTTTTGTAAATACACGTGCAACTGCCGATAAAGTTTATAAAAGCCTGCAAGCACGTTTACGCACTGCCGTGGCTTATTTAAATCCCCAGTTTTTTGATAGCCCGGGTTTTAAATCGATAGAAACATTTAAGGCTGATGAAGGCGCCAGGGTACTGTTGGTAGCTAATGAGCAGGAAGAAGCTTTTAGCCTGGCCGATATTCCTTTTATTATTCATTTTGACGTACCGGCAGAAAAAGAACTGTTTATTGATCGTGTAACCAACCATTACCCGGAAAGCCAGAACGAGACAATGGCCCTCACTTTTGCTACCGACCTGGAGCTTAGCCAGGTTAAGAAGATAGAGCAGGCCACCGGCAAAAAAATAGCCCTTGCCGAGTTACCCGAAGAGCTTATCATTGAAAAAGAAGTAAAAGCAAAAAAAGAACCTAAACCAAACCCCGATGCCCCTATAGTTGGCGCGGCTTTTCATGAAAAAAAGGCTGCCAATTCAAAAACTTATAACTTTAGCTCGGGCCAAAAAGCTAAAATGAACAATAAGCGCAAGCACTAA
- a CDS encoding gliding motility protein RemB, with protein sequence MQKIYPFLSIKSFLLAGILLVSVQGVKAQSTYLPNSYQLYQKFNADIYSTKTAFHSSMRPFLIDSIIQHSYDSVMNVGVRPNSKSWVTRKLLNEHLFEVNRPNYTFYGDIILDLDVSKDFSAKTGGPAQRYSAQGQLATLTVNSSNYLNTRGYQFGGTVGKNFSFYTSGYENGAKFPTYYNTVVNANGFIPGQSYLRNYQGIAKNSADWSYVTAILSYNVTKNLNVTLGEDKMFIGDGYRSLLLSDYAANMPLLRVTANLGRHVQYMATWAYIEDIKETKFDAFGSNRRKWAFFHYIDWNVSNRVSFGFFNALISPEADANGNRRGFDANMINPIFFSSSLGPSQQPKDNTLVGFTGKYKILDKTALYAQLLLDRFKAGSFFSGNNADNTNGVQVGIRGADLFAVKRFNYLFEFNTVKPYTYQNANTISSYNFYGDPLAHPYGANFREVLGILNYSFGRIDLQGQINYAKYGTDTLKSINNGKIVNKPFVPTATTTTNVGQGLSTQLYYAEGTISFLINPKYNLRFELSGLYRQEKSAKADNKTTMLTFGLRSSFRNLYHDF encoded by the coding sequence ATGCAAAAAATCTACCCATTTCTGTCCATAAAATCATTTTTGTTAGCCGGCATCCTCCTGGTTTCGGTTCAAGGGGTTAAGGCACAATCAACCTATCTGCCAAACTCCTACCAGCTGTACCAAAAGTTCAATGCCGATATTTATTCAACAAAAACAGCGTTTCATAGTTCCATGCGCCCATTTTTGATAGATAGCATTATCCAGCACAGCTATGATTCGGTTATGAATGTTGGAGTGAGGCCCAACAGTAAAAGCTGGGTCACGCGCAAATTATTGAATGAACATCTTTTTGAAGTTAACAGGCCCAATTACACTTTTTACGGTGATATTATCCTGGATTTAGACGTAAGTAAAGATTTTAGCGCAAAAACAGGCGGCCCGGCTCAAAGATATTCGGCGCAAGGGCAGCTGGCTACTTTAACTGTAAATTCAAGTAATTATTTAAATACCCGCGGTTACCAGTTTGGTGGCACAGTTGGCAAAAACTTTTCATTTTATACCAGTGGTTATGAAAATGGGGCAAAATTCCCTACTTATTACAATACGGTAGTTAATGCCAACGGCTTTATACCCGGTCAATCCTATTTGCGTAATTACCAGGGAATCGCAAAAAATTCGGCTGATTGGTCGTACGTTACAGCAATCTTGTCCTATAACGTAACAAAAAACCTTAACGTTACCCTGGGCGAGGATAAAATGTTTATCGGCGATGGGTACCGCTCATTATTGTTATCAGATTATGCTGCCAATATGCCCCTTTTAAGGGTTACCGCCAACTTAGGCAGGCATGTGCAGTACATGGCCACCTGGGCTTACATAGAAGATATTAAAGAAACAAAATTTGATGCTTTTGGCAGCAACCGCCGTAAGTGGGCATTTTTTCATTACATAGACTGGAATGTGAGCAACCGGGTATCATTCGGCTTCTTTAACGCGCTTATTTCCCCGGAGGCCGATGCAAACGGCAACAGGCGCGGTTTTGATGCCAATATGATAAATCCTATTTTCTTCTCCAGCTCATTGGGGCCATCCCAACAACCTAAAGACAATACTTTAGTTGGCTTTACAGGCAAATACAAAATCCTGGATAAAACTGCGTTGTATGCCCAGCTATTGTTAGATAGGTTTAAAGCAGGCAGTTTTTTCTCGGGTAATAATGCAGATAACACCAACGGTGTGCAGGTTGGTATCCGCGGCGCCGATCTTTTTGCTGTAAAGCGCTTTAACTATCTTTTTGAGTTTAATACCGTTAAACCGTATACTTACCAAAATGCAAACACCATAAGCAGCTACAATTTTTACGGCGATCCGTTGGCGCATCCTTATGGCGCAAATTTCAGAGAAGTGCTGGGCATCCTTAACTACTCTTTCGGCCGGATTGATCTGCAAGGACAAATAAACTATGCCAAATATGGTACAGATACACTAAAAAGCATAAACAATGGCAAAATAGTGAATAAGCCATTTGTACCAACGGCAACTACTACTACCAATGTTGGCCAGGGATTGAGCACCCAGCTTTACTATGCCGAAGGCACAATTTCATTTTTAATTAACCCTAAATATAATCTCCGTTTTGAATTAAGCGGCTTGTACCGGCAGGAAAAAAGCGCGAAAGCAGATAATAAAACAACGATGCTTACTTTTGGGTTAAGAAGCTCGTTCAGGAATTTGTATCATGATTTTTAA
- a CDS encoding TonB-dependent receptor plug domain-containing protein, with protein sequence MKKKYFKIVFGLLQVGLCSTAVFAQDTTRLLNNVVVTATRSPKKLTDIGRVVTVISAEQINRSQGKTLPQLLNTVPGITFSGAQNAPGISTSVFLRGASSGNTLILIDGFPVNNAGSIDGSYDLNAFPLNQVERIEILKGSGSTLYGSDAVAGVINIITKHPQGQGLKGNVQLTGGSYNTFQESAGLSGLINHTGIAVNLSNTDSRGFAAATDTTNKAGFKKDGFHQRSASVNINQYISEKFSLNGNFQGSYNTGDLPYGAFTNDNNYTYNNTFIFGGLGAKVKLPKGTLVFNASQNTVRNHFKNLPPDNYETNQVTKNTGRISNLEAVLNYNLGSYFDITSGAGYKYSNTSQYSLFEQTGYHPGPSVISDDTAHNSIISVYTSLFFKSNIFHMELGGRYNHHSKYGDNFTYTINPSLYLADQFKVFGTIASAFKSPSLYQLSSQYGNSKLKPETTTSYEAGFDWEVVKNALSFNTVFYKRNTKDVIYFFSESVPPYSSFYKNGSFQKDKGFETELKYNSNKLTASAYFAYVTGKQTDEAGKQTANLYRRPKNTFGANVSYQACANFLIGVNYKYTGNRADQNFATYPSTITTLKSYNLVDLHLQLKATKNLDVFGDLNNVLDQKYTDWLGYNTRGINFTLGAKYRFN encoded by the coding sequence ATGAAAAAAAAGTACTTTAAAATTGTTTTCGGATTATTACAGGTGGGTTTATGCAGCACTGCTGTGTTTGCGCAGGATACCACCCGGTTATTAAATAATGTGGTTGTCACCGCCACCCGCTCACCAAAAAAACTAACCGATATAGGTAGGGTAGTTACCGTAATATCGGCAGAGCAGATTAACCGTTCGCAAGGCAAAACGTTACCCCAGTTATTGAATACCGTCCCCGGGATAACTTTCTCTGGTGCCCAGAACGCGCCCGGCATTAGTACATCAGTTTTTTTACGCGGCGCCTCATCGGGTAATACTTTGATATTGATAGATGGTTTCCCCGTTAACAATGCTGGCTCAATTGATGGTAGTTATGATCTTAACGCCTTCCCGTTAAACCAGGTAGAAAGAATTGAAATATTAAAAGGAAGCGGATCGACACTTTACGGATCAGACGCTGTGGCGGGTGTGATCAACATCATCACCAAACACCCGCAGGGACAGGGCTTAAAAGGTAATGTGCAATTAACGGGCGGAAGTTATAATACCTTCCAGGAATCGGCCGGGCTAAGTGGTTTAATAAATCACACCGGTATTGCCGTTAACCTATCTAATACAGATTCAAGGGGTTTTGCGGCCGCTACCGATACTACAAATAAAGCCGGATTTAAAAAAGATGGTTTCCACCAACGTTCGGCAAGCGTAAACATCAATCAATATATCTCGGAAAAATTCAGCCTGAATGGTAACTTCCAGGGCAGCTATAACACCGGCGATTTGCCGTATGGCGCTTTTACTAACGATAACAACTACACCTACAACAATACGTTTATATTTGGTGGTTTAGGAGCTAAAGTGAAGTTACCCAAAGGAACATTGGTGTTTAATGCCAGCCAAAACACGGTTCGTAACCACTTTAAAAATCTGCCGCCCGATAATTATGAAACCAACCAGGTAACAAAAAACACCGGCCGCATAAGCAATTTGGAAGCTGTTTTGAATTATAATTTGGGCAGTTATTTTGATATTACAAGTGGTGCCGGTTATAAATACAGCAATACCAGTCAATACAGCTTGTTTGAGCAAACCGGTTACCACCCTGGTCCAAGTGTTATAAGCGATGATACCGCCCACAATAGCATTATCAGTGTTTACACGTCGTTATTTTTTAAATCAAATATCTTCCACATGGAGTTGGGCGGCAGGTACAATCACCACAGCAAATATGGTGATAACTTCACCTATACCATTAATCCTTCGCTTTATTTAGCAGATCAGTTTAAAGTGTTCGGAACTATTGCTTCGGCCTTTAAATCACCATCTTTATACCAGCTGTCTTCTCAATACGGAAATAGTAAATTAAAGCCTGAAACAACTACATCGTACGAGGCCGGATTTGATTGGGAGGTCGTAAAAAATGCATTGTCATTTAACACCGTATTTTATAAACGCAATACAAAAGATGTAATTTATTTCTTCTCTGAATCTGTGCCTCCTTATAGTTCATTCTATAAAAATGGATCTTTTCAAAAAGATAAGGGCTTTGAAACTGAACTGAAATACAATTCAAACAAGCTAACAGCATCAGCTTACTTTGCCTATGTAACCGGCAAGCAAACGGATGAAGCTGGCAAACAAACGGCTAACTTATACCGCAGGCCCAAAAATACTTTTGGTGCTAATGTTTCATACCAGGCCTGTGCAAATTTCCTGATAGGTGTGAATTATAAGTATACCGGTAACAGGGCCGATCAAAATTTCGCCACTTATCCATCTACAATAACTACTTTAAAAAGCTATAACCTGGTTGATCTTCACCTGCAACTAAAAGCCACCAAAAACCTGGATGTATTTGGGGACCTGAACAACGTACTCGATCAAAAATATACCGATTGGCTGGGTTATAACACACGGGGTATAAACTTTACGCTTGGTGCAAAATACCGGTTTAATTAG
- a CDS encoding DUF6580 family putative transport protein, translating to MNKKDTINRNIILILMIVVAAAFRLITFKYKELSNFTPVGAIAVFGGVYFTEKWKGYVTVLLTLFTTDIIINYLYTSKVTLWYSGAAWVYLCFALMVLVGSFIKKVNVLNVLLAAVASVLIHWLIIDLPFLYGTLYPHTLAGYGQSLVKAIPFEKNMVLGDMVFGLLLFGGFELAKTRYTFLRTQKQLAL from the coding sequence ATGAATAAAAAAGATACCATCAACAGGAACATTATCCTGATTTTAATGATAGTTGTTGCTGCAGCTTTCAGGCTAATAACCTTTAAGTATAAGGAACTGAGTAACTTTACACCTGTGGGCGCGATAGCTGTATTTGGCGGTGTTTACTTTACCGAAAAATGGAAGGGATATGTAACTGTATTACTTACCCTTTTTACTACCGATATCATCATCAATTACCTGTATACCTCAAAAGTTACTTTGTGGTATAGTGGTGCGGCGTGGGTTTATCTTTGCTTTGCGTTGATGGTTTTAGTAGGTAGCTTTATCAAAAAGGTAAATGTGCTTAACGTGTTGCTGGCAGCTGTTGCATCGGTATTGATTCACTGGCTCATTATCGATCTGCCATTTTTATACGGCACACTGTATCCGCATACTTTAGCAGGTTATGGTCAATCGTTAGTTAAGGCTATTCCTTTTGAAAAAAATATGGTGTTAGGAGACATGGTGTTTGGTTTACTGCTATTTGGCGGTTTTGAACTTGCTAAAACCAGGTACACTTTTTTACGCACACAAAAACAATTGGCACTTTAA
- a CDS encoding diphthine--ammonia ligase, translating into MKCIFNWSGGKDSALALYHCLQNADLDIRYLVTTVNDAADRISMHGVRTELLIKQAESIGIPLYQIRLPEMPGMKEYDEVMHYHLAHFKSEGITHSIFGDIFLQDLKDYRDARLSEVGLTGIYPLWKRDTRELINEFLSLGFGTVIACTQARLERIVGRELSAELIDALPDDVDVCGENGEFHTFTFKGPIFSKPVNYKTGIKIFKEYRAPKNTDDSCVTNPDHKPAGFWYCDLILA; encoded by the coding sequence ATGAAGTGTATTTTTAACTGGAGCGGCGGTAAAGACAGCGCACTGGCTTTGTACCATTGCCTGCAAAATGCTGACCTTGACATCAGGTACCTGGTAACAACTGTTAACGATGCTGCCGACAGGATCTCGATGCATGGCGTACGCACGGAACTATTGATAAAACAGGCCGAAAGTATTGGTATACCATTATACCAGATCCGGTTGCCCGAGATGCCAGGCATGAAGGAGTATGACGAGGTTATGCATTATCACCTGGCTCATTTCAAAAGCGAGGGGATAACGCATTCTATTTTCGGCGATATCTTTTTGCAGGATTTGAAAGACTATCGTGATGCAAGGTTGAGCGAAGTTGGCCTCACCGGCATCTACCCATTATGGAAACGAGATACCCGCGAACTAATCAATGAATTTTTAAGCCTTGGATTTGGAACGGTGATAGCCTGTACCCAGGCACGCCTTGAGCGAATAGTAGGGAGGGAGCTCAGCGCCGAACTGATTGATGCCCTGCCCGATGATGTAGATGTTTGCGGAGAGAACGGCGAGTTTCACACGTTCACTTTTAAGGGGCCTATTTTTTCAAAGCCCGTTAACTATAAAACCGGGATTAAAATTTTTAAGGAATATCGGGCCCCTAAAAACACAGACGATTCCTGCGTTACAAACCCCGATCACAAACCAGCCGGATTTTGGTATTGTGACCTTATTTTAGCTTAA
- a CDS encoding SIR2 family NAD-dependent protein deacylase, protein MKKLVVLTGAGISAESGLKTFRDSDGLWEGYNIEDVATPEAWQRNPALVQQFYNERRKNVMDAQPNAAHYALVKLEAKYDVTIITQNIDDLHERAGSTNVVHLHGVITRSQSSVNPELTYPIEGWEIGMNEVCELGSPLRAHVVWFGEAVPMIETAARICGRAEIFMLIGSSLAVYPAAGLIGYINRDVPRYVIDPKIPDINVRGPVIKIQEKATVGVVALVNELLNEQ, encoded by the coding sequence ATGAAAAAGCTGGTAGTATTAACAGGAGCAGGTATAAGCGCAGAGAGTGGTTTAAAGACCTTCAGAGACAGCGACGGCCTTTGGGAGGGTTACAATATAGAAGATGTGGCAACACCCGAAGCGTGGCAGCGTAACCCGGCCCTTGTACAGCAGTTTTATAACGAGCGGCGCAAAAATGTGATGGATGCACAACCCAATGCCGCACACTACGCCCTGGTCAAACTGGAAGCGAAATACGATGTAACCATCATTACCCAAAATATAGACGACCTGCATGAAAGGGCAGGCTCCACCAATGTTGTACACCTGCACGGCGTTATCACGCGTTCGCAATCAAGTGTTAACCCTGAACTTACTTACCCCATTGAGGGGTGGGAGATTGGCATGAACGAGGTATGCGAATTAGGATCGCCGTTACGCGCCCACGTTGTTTGGTTTGGCGAAGCTGTGCCCATGATTGAAACGGCCGCAAGAATTTGTGGCCGTGCGGAGATTTTTATGCTGATCGGTTCCTCGTTAGCCGTATACCCGGCCGCCGGATTGATTGGCTATATAAACCGCGATGTACCCCGGTATGTTATCGACCCTAAAATACCCGATATCAATGTGCGCGGCCCGGTCATCAAGATCCAGGAAAAAGCGACAGTAGGGGTGGTGGCCCTGGTAAATGAATTGTTAAATGAGCAATAA
- a CDS encoding VF530 family protein yields MPQQVNNPLHGKTLETILNELVARFGWAELGYQIRINCFLDNPSISSSLKFLRKTPWARKKVEDMYIHYFTKKN; encoded by the coding sequence ATGCCGCAACAAGTAAATAACCCGCTTCATGGAAAAACTTTAGAAACGATCCTGAACGAACTGGTGGCCCGTTTTGGTTGGGCCGAACTGGGTTACCAGATAAGAATTAATTGTTTTTTGGATAATCCGAGCATATCATCCAGCCTGAAGTTTTTGCGCAAAACGCCATGGGCACGTAAAAAGGTAGAGGATATGTATATCCACTATTTTACCAAAAAAAATTAG
- a CDS encoding tRNA pseudouridine synthase A, whose translation MRYFFHIGYHGTQYSGWQKHAGVASVQSVFEIALSQILKTPITVNGCGRTDAQVHASQFFFHIDLAKEWDFDLFFRLNKILPDDIAVFDIIPMQGLPHARFDAVQRSYDYFIHTYKDPFLSAFSALYPETNLNIDEMKKAIALLPRYNDYRAFCKMPDRVDHTICNVSSASLFVSSNGDRLRFNISANRFLSKMIRIIIGRLLEIGRGEISVDEFESHLISKQTPKIIIPAYPQGLYLSKVTYPYLDIPAKPTFTGLLQKDENPVWQSI comes from the coding sequence ATGCGCTATTTTTTTCATATTGGTTATCATGGCACACAGTACAGCGGCTGGCAAAAACATGCCGGCGTTGCAAGTGTACAATCCGTTTTTGAAATAGCTTTAAGCCAAATATTAAAAACGCCCATAACTGTTAACGGCTGTGGCCGTACCGACGCGCAGGTGCATGCCAGCCAATTTTTTTTTCATATCGATTTAGCAAAGGAATGGGATTTCGATCTCTTTTTCCGCCTCAATAAAATACTGCCGGATGATATCGCGGTATTTGATATCATCCCGATGCAGGGCCTGCCCCACGCCCGGTTTGATGCTGTGCAGCGCTCATATGATTATTTTATTCATACTTATAAAGACCCTTTTTTAAGTGCTTTTAGCGCCTTATATCCCGAAACCAACCTCAACATTGATGAAATGAAAAAGGCTATAGCGCTGCTCCCGCGTTATAACGATTACCGCGCCTTTTGTAAAATGCCCGACAGGGTTGACCATACCATTTGCAACGTGAGCTCGGCAAGCCTTTTTGTTAGCAGTAACGGCGACAGGCTCCGGTTCAACATATCTGCTAACCGTTTTTTGAGCAAAATGATCAGGATCATTATCGGCCGCCTGCTGGAAATTGGCCGTGGCGAAATAAGTGTTGATGAATTTGAAAGTCACCTCATCAGCAAACAAACGCCAAAAATCATCATCCCAGCCTATCCCCAGGGACTATACCTGTCAAAAGTAACGTATCCTTACCTTGATATCCCCGCCAAACCAACGTTTACAGGCCTGCTCCAAAAGGATGAAAACCCTGTTTGGCAATCAATATAA